From Actinomycetota bacterium, a single genomic window includes:
- a CDS encoding archease — translation MAQGRADPGEPGQAGGFELLEHTADVGIRARGATLEEVFEHATEGLAEVLGALRPEGATEARPIEVVPVEVAAPDPGGLLVDWLNEVLWLREVREAVVAGVRVERVEDGTAAGSVTLGGGGAVPDEGGAGPGGGGAGADGTFVKAVTYHRLRVEPDPGGGWLAEVYLDV, via the coding sequence GTGGCCCAGGGCCGAGCCGATCCGGGCGAGCCTGGCCAGGCCGGCGGGTTCGAGCTGCTGGAGCACACCGCCGACGTCGGGATCCGGGCCCGCGGGGCCACCCTCGAGGAGGTGTTCGAGCACGCCACCGAGGGCCTGGCCGAGGTCCTGGGCGCCCTCCGGCCGGAGGGCGCCACCGAGGCCCGACCCATCGAGGTGGTGCCGGTCGAGGTGGCGGCGCCCGACCCGGGCGGGCTGCTGGTCGACTGGCTGAACGAGGTCCTGTGGCTGCGGGAGGTGCGGGAGGCGGTGGTGGCCGGGGTGCGGGTCGAGCGGGTGGAGGACGGCACCGCGGCCGGGTCGGTCACGCTGGGCGGGGGCGGGGCGGTGCCCGACGAGGGTGGAGCGGGGCCGGGCGGGGGTGGGGCGGGGGCGGACGGGACCTTCGTGAAGGCGGTCACCTATCACCGGCTGCGGGTCGAGCCCGACCCGGGAGGCGGCTGGCTGGCCGAGGTGTACCTCGATGTCTGA
- a CDS encoding DUF2795 domain-containing protein yields MERGSDKHSPRLDDELDHETRSLQQGAPVESRVEEHREQEGPGDGQPTPDARLAGGRATAASLDLDDAEARGDIARFLTPSAFPADREALLADAERNNATAEVTERLQALPAGRVYENVQDVWAALGGTVEHRF; encoded by the coding sequence TTGGAGCGAGGAAGCGACAAGCACAGCCCCCGGCTCGACGACGAGCTGGACCACGAGACCCGCTCGCTGCAGCAGGGCGCACCGGTCGAGAGCCGGGTCGAGGAGCACCGCGAGCAGGAGGGCCCGGGCGACGGACAGCCGACCCCGGACGCCCGCCTGGCCGGGGGGCGGGCCACGGCCGCGTCCCTCGACCTGGACGACGCCGAGGCCCGGGGCGACATCGCCCGGTTCCTCACCCCCAGCGCGTTCCCGGCCGACCGGGAGGCCCTGCTGGCCGACGCCGAGCGCAACAACGCCACGGCCGAGGTGACGGAGCGCCTCCAGGCCCTCCCCGCGGGTCGCGTCTACGAGAACGTCCAGGACGTCTGGGCCGCCCTCGGCGGCACGGTCGAGCACCGCTTCTGA
- a CDS encoding ChaB family protein, which yields MPKNDDKDLPGTLQRSPAKAKRTYRKAHDSAVETYGEGERAHRTAFSAVKHSFEKKGDHWEPKKRKGPSDPQAARRGKAARKGAGRTYTGVDAVGNTKEELYERAKKLGVKGRSRMSKAELAEAIGKKQ from the coding sequence ATGCCGAAGAACGATGACAAGGACCTGCCGGGCACCTTGCAGCGGTCCCCGGCCAAGGCGAAGCGCACCTACCGCAAGGCCCACGACTCGGCGGTCGAGACCTACGGGGAGGGGGAGCGGGCCCACCGCACCGCCTTCTCGGCCGTGAAGCACTCGTTCGAGAAGAAGGGCGACCACTGGGAGCCCAAGAAGCGGAAGGGCCCGTCCGACCCGCAGGCGGCCAGGCGCGGCAAGGCGGCCCGCAAGGGCGCGGGCAGGACGTACACCGGCGTCGACGCCGTCGGGAACACCAAGGAGGAGCTGTACGAGCGGGCCAAGAAGCTCGGGGTCAAGGGCCGTTCCCGCATGAGCAAGGCCGAGCTGGCCGAGGCCATCGGCAAGAAGCAGTAG
- a CDS encoding RtcB family protein, producing MSEPRRLEPSVWEIPVGYVEGMRVPGIVFANDELFARAVEDRAVEQVANVATLPGIVGASYAMPDIHRGYGFPIGGVAATDVAAGGVVSPGGVGFDIGCGVRLLRSDLDWDRDVRDRIGELVHTLARRIPRGPGGAGLLPLDRGGVDRVLVEGVRHPLAKGIGVEEDAAACEDGGTVPDADPAQVSDRAYARGAPQLGSLGGGNHFLEVQVVDQVRDAAAAAAMGLETGQVCVMLHTGSRGIGHQTCTDHLKVIDRLAPALGIRVPDRQLSCLPVDRPEAAAYLGAMGAAGNFALANRHVLADGARRAFAEVLGRPVADLGMDLVYDVSHNLAKLEEHEVDGRRRTLCVHRKGATRALGPGHPDLPGRYREVGQPVINPGSMGTFSYVLAGDERAEARSFASTCHGAGRSMSRTRARKLMSGPDLRRKLEAEGLALAAGNWKLLSEEAPYAYKDATAVVETCEQVGLSRVVARLRPAGVLKG from the coding sequence ATGTCTGAGCCGCGCCGGCTGGAGCCGTCGGTCTGGGAGATCCCGGTCGGGTACGTGGAGGGCATGCGCGTGCCCGGGATCGTGTTCGCCAACGACGAGCTGTTCGCCCGGGCGGTGGAGGACCGGGCGGTGGAACAGGTGGCCAACGTGGCCACCTTGCCCGGGATCGTCGGGGCCTCCTACGCCATGCCCGACATCCACCGGGGCTACGGGTTCCCGATCGGCGGGGTGGCGGCCACCGACGTCGCCGCCGGCGGGGTCGTCTCGCCTGGCGGGGTCGGCTTCGACATCGGCTGCGGCGTGCGCCTGCTCCGCAGCGACCTCGACTGGGACCGGGACGTCCGGGACCGGATCGGCGAGCTCGTCCACACCCTGGCCAGGCGCATCCCCCGAGGCCCGGGCGGCGCCGGGCTGCTGCCGCTCGACCGGGGCGGGGTGGACCGGGTCCTGGTCGAGGGGGTGCGCCACCCGCTGGCCAAGGGGATCGGGGTGGAGGAGGACGCGGCCGCCTGCGAGGACGGCGGCACCGTGCCCGACGCCGACCCGGCCCAGGTGTCCGACCGCGCCTACGCGCGCGGGGCCCCGCAGCTCGGCAGCCTCGGCGGCGGCAACCACTTCCTCGAGGTCCAGGTCGTCGACCAGGTCCGCGACGCCGCCGCGGCGGCCGCGATGGGCCTGGAGACCGGGCAGGTCTGCGTGATGCTCCACACCGGGTCGCGCGGCATCGGCCACCAGACCTGCACCGACCACCTCAAGGTGATCGACCGCCTGGCTCCGGCCCTCGGCATCCGCGTCCCCGACCGCCAGCTGTCGTGCCTGCCCGTCGACCGGCCGGAGGCGGCGGCCTACCTGGGGGCGATGGGCGCCGCCGGCAACTTCGCCCTGGCCAACCGGCACGTGCTCGCCGACGGGGCGCGCCGGGCCTTCGCCGAGGTGCTGGGCCGGCCGGTCGCCGACCTGGGCATGGACCTCGTCTACGACGTGAGCCACAACCTGGCCAAGCTCGAGGAGCACGAGGTGGACGGGCGCCGCCGCACCCTCTGCGTCCACCGCAAGGGGGCGACCAGGGCGCTCGGCCCCGGCCATCCCGACCTGCCCGGCCGCTACCGGGAGGTCGGCCAGCCGGTCATCAACCCGGGCAGCATGGGCACGTTCTCCTACGTGCTGGCCGGCGACGAGCGGGCCGAGGCCCGTTCGTTCGCCTCCACCTGCCACGGGGCCGGGCGGTCGATGAGCCGGACCCGGGCCAGGAAGCTCATGTCCGGCCCCGACCTGCGCCGCAAGCTCGAGGCCGAGGGGCTGGCCCTGGCCGCGGGGAACTGGAAGCTGCTCAGCGAGGAGGCGCCGTACGCCTACAAGGACGCCACCGCCGTGGTCGAGACCTGCGAGCAGGTCGGGCTGTCCCGGGTGGTGGCCCGCCTGCGCCCGGCCGGGGTGCTGAAGGGCTGA
- a CDS encoding phosphoribosyltransferase: MARTVFRDRAEAGDVLAGQLGHYAGRDDLTVLALPRGGVPVAARVARALGAPLDVFVVRKLGVPGHEELAMGAIASGGVEVVNEQVAGRLGLGEADLRRAAEAEGRELARRERSYREGRPPPALGGRVVILVDDGLATGSTMRAAVAAVRRLGPARVVVAVPTAPASTCQRLAEEADEVICATTPRPFRAVGYSYRSFPQTSDEEVRTLLQAAWAGAPSPDAPAGGGRTPT, encoded by the coding sequence ATGGCGAGGACGGTGTTCCGCGACCGGGCCGAGGCCGGTGACGTCCTGGCCGGCCAGCTCGGCCACTACGCCGGCCGCGACGACCTGACGGTGCTGGCCCTGCCCAGGGGCGGGGTCCCGGTGGCGGCCCGGGTCGCGCGGGCGCTGGGGGCGCCGCTGGACGTGTTCGTGGTGCGCAAGCTGGGCGTCCCCGGGCACGAGGAGCTGGCCATGGGGGCGATCGCCTCCGGCGGAGTCGAGGTGGTCAACGAGCAGGTGGCCGGCCGCCTCGGGCTCGGCGAGGCCGACCTGCGCCGGGCGGCCGAGGCGGAAGGCCGCGAGCTGGCCAGGCGCGAGCGCAGCTACCGGGAGGGCCGGCCCCCGCCCGCCCTCGGCGGCCGGGTCGTGATCCTGGTCGACGACGGCCTGGCCACCGGCTCGACCATGCGGGCGGCGGTGGCCGCCGTCCGCCGCCTGGGCCCGGCCCGGGTGGTGGTCGCGGTCCCGACCGCGCCCGCCTCCACCTGCCAGCGCCTGGCGGAGGAGGCCGACGAGGTGATCTGCGCCACCACCCCGCGCCCGTTCCGGGCGGTCGGCTACTCCTACCGGTCGTTCCCCCAGACCAGCGACGAGGAGGTCAGGACGCTCCTCCAGGCGGCGTGGGCCGGCGCCCCGAGCCCCGATGCCCCCGCCGGCGGCGGGCGAACCCCGACCTGA